From Citricoccus sp. SGAir0253, a single genomic window includes:
- a CDS encoding MFS transporter produces MAITSEHQQARPGAHAPTESLNTRDMRRILGSSFVGSAIEYYDFILYATAAAIVFNHVFFAGLGEGVALFASFGTLAAGYVARPLGGIVFGHFGDRVGRKKMLVLSMLIMGAGTTLIGLLPTTAQIGLAAPVILVLLRVLQGIAVGGEWGGAALMALEHAPQSKRGFATAFANAGGPAGAILATLVVSATSALTGDAFLEWGWRVPFLLSAALIAVGMVIRLKVAESPMFQRLEDEAETRRTKLPLLDVLRHHPRAVVLTLLAAMSFYACQAVLTMWGVSVAVGNGVDREGVLNWKAAGAVITLVVTFWAARMSDRHGRRRMLAIGGIAGIVLAYPLLMLLDSGTMWGFAVAIVVGNGLVQGLLYGPIGAYIAEQFPTRVRYTGASLAYQGASTLGAGFTPMIAAGLMLAGGMVAVAGFWVAVMAAGLVAVLLTSEGTRKVLD; encoded by the coding sequence GTGGCCATCACGAGCGAACACCAGCAGGCGCGCCCCGGCGCGCACGCGCCCACCGAGTCCCTGAACACCCGGGACATGCGGCGCATCCTCGGCTCGAGCTTCGTCGGCAGCGCCATCGAGTACTACGACTTCATCCTCTACGCCACCGCGGCGGCGATCGTGTTCAACCACGTGTTCTTCGCCGGCCTCGGCGAGGGCGTGGCCCTCTTCGCCTCCTTCGGCACCCTGGCCGCCGGCTACGTCGCCCGCCCGCTGGGCGGCATCGTCTTCGGCCACTTCGGGGACCGGGTCGGCCGCAAGAAGATGCTCGTGCTCTCCATGCTCATCATGGGCGCCGGCACCACCCTGATCGGCCTGCTCCCGACGACGGCGCAGATCGGCCTGGCGGCCCCCGTCATCCTCGTGCTGCTGCGCGTCCTGCAGGGCATCGCGGTCGGCGGCGAGTGGGGCGGGGCCGCCCTCATGGCCCTGGAGCACGCGCCGCAGTCCAAGCGCGGCTTCGCCACCGCCTTCGCCAACGCCGGCGGCCCGGCCGGGGCCATCCTGGCCACCCTCGTCGTCTCGGCCACCTCGGCCCTGACCGGGGACGCATTCCTCGAGTGGGGCTGGCGCGTGCCGTTCCTGCTCTCGGCCGCCCTGATCGCCGTGGGCATGGTCATCCGCCTCAAGGTCGCCGAGTCGCCCATGTTCCAGCGGCTGGAGGACGAGGCCGAGACCCGCCGCACCAAGCTGCCCCTGCTGGACGTGCTGCGCCACCACCCCCGGGCGGTCGTGCTGACGCTCCTGGCCGCCATGAGCTTCTACGCCTGCCAGGCCGTCCTCACCATGTGGGGCGTCTCGGTGGCCGTGGGCAACGGCGTGGACCGCGAGGGCGTGCTCAACTGGAAGGCCGCCGGCGCCGTCATCACCCTGGTCGTCACCTTCTGGGCGGCCCGGATGTCCGACCGCCACGGCCGCCGGCGCATGCTGGCCATCGGCGGGATCGCGGGCATCGTGCTGGCCTACCCGCTGCTGATGCTGCTGGACAGCGGGACGATGTGGGGCTTCGCCGTGGCGATCGTCGTCGGCAACGGCCTGGTCCAGGGCCTGCTCTACGGCCCGATCGGCGCCTACATCGCCGAGCAGTTCCCCACCCGGGTCCGCTACACCGGCGCCTCCCTGGCCTACCAGGGCGCCTCCACCCTCGGGGCCGGGTTCACCCCGATGATCGCGGCCGGTCTCATGCTGGCCGGCGGGATGGTCGCCGTCGCCGGCTTCTGGGTGGCCGTGATGGCCGCGGGTCTCGTCGCGGTGCTGCTCACCTCCGAGGGCACCCGCAAGGTCCTCGACTGA